The Erinaceus europaeus chromosome 13, mEriEur2.1, whole genome shotgun sequence genome segment gatcattattaaatcaccaatagtaattaaaaaaagaagttgaaaaataagaaaacacaaaacagaatgtgggctgggtttggtgtactacaccaaagtaaaggactttggggtggggggagggttcaggtcctggaacacaatgtcagaggacctagaggggtttgcattgttatatgggtaatggagaaatgttatatatgtacaaattactatattttattttttgttactgtattttattattgactataaatcattaatctccctcaatgaaaaaacaaaagaagttaCTATAGAGGCCTGAAGGTCTTTTCTATGATGAGAAATGCTTAATCACTGAGCCCCAGGTACAGTCTTAGCTGAGAGTCAACCTTGTACAGCAATTTGTAAGACAGACAGCTGCATTGTAGGAAGGAGACGTTCTCTGACCTAGGAACAGAGCCAGTCTTGGCAACCCTTCAGAAGAAGTCAGTTTGCTGATTCTggcatttgttttgtttgtgttatTATGTGTAGGCAGAGTTATTAAACATCCCAGTAATACTGCAACCTGCCCTAACTCTTCAGTTGTCCATTTGAAAAAAAGGGACTTTTCCCTTTAGAAATAGAGCCATACTGACTACCCAGTCCCACCCCACCAAGTGTTAAACCAACAGATTTTCTACTTTTTGCCCTTGGTATTGGTAGTTACAGTTTGACTATGTACTGAGGAAGTCTGACTATGTACTTAGGAAGTGagtggccctggaggtggtgcagtggatacaaTGCTAGCTCCTCAGGCGTAAGGTCCTGAGTCCAACTCCTGGCATTttctatgccagagtgatattttggtcctctcccctctcataaaCAGATGAATTATTCTTATTCTCATAAGAATAATGTGAAGATAAAGGGGACAATGAATGGGCATTTTGGCACCACCCACCCACATTTCTTCTTGAAGGATCACACATGCAGAAAGAGGATGTACAAGAATCTTCCTACAGGTGTATTTGTTAGTGTGGAAATGGCAAAAGATGGGATGTGTCCACcagaagaaaataattaaaaaaatatgctaTTGCCATAGAATACAGTGCaatagctaaaaagaaaaaaggtcagccCATAATTTACTAgcccagatttatttttaaattatttttattagttatttaataatgattaacaagattataagatcacagggagtacagttccacagagttcccaccaccagagttccatgtcccatcccctccattggaagcttccctattcttttttttcattcagtctattttttttttattttatttatttattccctttgttgcccttgttttattgttgtagttattattgttgttgtcactgttggataggacagagagaaatggagagaggaggggaagacagagaggaggagagaaagatagacacctgcagacctgcttcaccgcctgtgaagtgactcccctgcaggtggggagccggggctcgaaccgggatccttatgccggtccttgtgctttgcgccacctgcgcttaacccgctgtgctacagcctgactccccttccctattcttttttaaaaatgtctttattgggggattaatgttttacagttgacaataaatgtaatagtttgtacatgcataacatttctcaattttccactgaagcttccctattctttacccctctgggagaatggatcaaaattctttatgaggtgaagaaggtgggagtcctggcttctgtaattgcttcttcactggacatggatgttggcaggtcaatccatacccctagaatACACTAGATTTCTAAGATATTGTCTGGAGTGAAAAAAATAACTCAAGtgccatggtaacatgtatgaaTAATATGTCTTATGTAACCATTCATGGAAAAGTCATCCCACAACATAGTACTCTATACTTTATTCTGCAAAAATTACTTTATAGAGAAAATGTTGATTCACAGGGAAGCTGCCACAAGGGCACAGTTCCACATCTCCCTAAGATACTGTCAGCATACTTCATCCGACATCAAACCTCCAGACTCCTCCATCAAAGGGTTCTATATTCCTGATCACCCCTCAAACCACCTCCACCCATCTGCATCTCTGAATGTGCTGTGACACACCACAGCCCACTGAAATTTCCTTCTGTATCATCCTttacatgttttcttttctatgtttcttttttaccattatttattggctagagacagccagaaatcaagagggatgagggagatagggagagggacagagaggcacctgcagcactgcttcacctctcacaaagctttcccccataggtggggaccagggacttgaacccaggtccttgagcattgtaatgtgtgtgctcaaccaggtgcaccgccacctggcccccatgcacTCTGTTTTCTATGGGTACATGTCTGTGCATGTAATGGCACAGAAACGAGCTTGAAGGACATGTGAAGTGACAGTGGAGAAATCTAGATGACATGGAATTGAGGAAGGATGACCAAGGGGGGTTTCTGCCTTAGCTATACTGTCTCAATGGCTTATTTAAACAGGgaaatatttttgtattacttCTGTAATTTAATCTTTTAGATTCATTTATTGTatgcaagaggaagagagagagagacaaaaagaggccAGTGCTTGGGATCGAACACAAgatcctcccccccccaagacaCATACAACAAATGCCTCCTACTTGCTAAGCCAAACCCCCAGCCCCATTCCCATAGTTAAAATTACTTTTAGGGTAGAGTTTCAAAGAAATGGTTGAGAGTGTAGTGAACTGTAATTTTATCCTGAAATTGGTGCCGTCCCTTTCTGGGGAGGATTAggcttctttcccttccccttcagtGTCAAACTAGTCCCTGTGACTCTCTGACCAAAGAAAAGTGAGCAGGAAATGGTGAGTAGAAGCCAGTGTGTGATTCCTTGTATCCCTCAACCCTCAGAGAAACTGGAGACAGCTCAAATAACAGCAGGTTCATTGGTCCAAAAGCACAAGGTGTCAAGCATGGAGCAGTGACCCATTGTGGGTAGTGTCATGTGTAAAGTGAGAAAGAAATGAACGTTTGCTGTCATAAGCGACTGGATCTGTGGGACAGATTGCTACTGCAGCAGAACCTGACCGAATGAGCCTACACTAAGAGGATAAGAGAAGAAAGCAATGGAGCAAGAGTTCCGGATCATAGCATATCTGAGAAGCAAGAGGGTTTGAAGTCAGAAAGGCAGGTAGGTCCAGGATGAGGGTGGAAGGATCCCCCCCACTCACACGAAGTAGAGTGAAGACTGTGGGAGATAGGGGATGGAAAGCAACAAAGATGAGTGTGGCCAATTTTTCCACTTTGCCCTCCAAAAAACTGCTTATTGACCGGAGAAAGCAAGTTGGGAGGCAACTCTGTCCTTTACCAGATAGTGCTCACACCAGCATACCTAGCCCATTCCCCTAGGGAAGAAGTCCCAGGAAGTTACTGAGAAGATGGGgcataaaggagagaagagagtgacCACCTCCCCTGGGCAGTACAGGGTTGGGGGCAGGTTGGGCAACTTGATTGTGCATCCTGAAAGGGGTCTACCCTTTACCAATTCCAAAGTCAAGATCAAGAAACCAGATGATAAAAATACTGGGCTCTGATCAAACAGCCACTGGCATCTATCTGGAAGGGAGATGGCTCAGGTAAGATCACATGACTCagtcctgcctttcttttttttttaatatctatttattcccttttgttgcccttgttttattgttgttactgatgtcattattgttggatagaacagagagaaactgagagaggaagggagacagaggggggagagaaagatagacacctgcagacctgcttcactgcctgtgaagcgactcccctgcaggtggggagctgggggttcgaaatgggatccttatgttagtccttgcgctttgtgccatgtgcgcttaacctgctgtgctactgcccgactcccctgccttTGTTTTAAATCCCAAATGCTGAGAAAGGTGAGAGCTACGATTCTAGGCTAATGGGACACAGAGTATATGAGAAAAAGGGTCATTGTCTGAGATAAAGTTTGCAACAGACAGCACCAGTCCAACCACTTGGGCTTAGAGAAACCATTTAATCAGCTGTGCTTGAGTTGGaccagaaagagacaaaaagtgtGCATTGCTATTAATCTCTCTGAGCCTCCATTTCCTCCTCTGTCAAAGAGGACCTAGAACAAGAAGCTGGAGACCTTGAACCCCATTCACTATCCTCTAGATCAGCAACAGAGCACCCCATAGAGTGATGGTGGTGGCATCCACAGTCTGGTAGCcgcagagggaaggaaggagggtcaGAGTCCCTTTATAAAATGTACAACAGTGTTCAAGATTCTCCTGGAGCAAGGGAAGTGCAAGTACTTCATTTCAATGGTGCTAAGCACTCCGTGGAAACCATCCTCCATGTGGTACCAAGTCACTGGGACTCCCAGATCTTGTAACCGCTTCTTGTATAGCAGCGAGTGGTCTAGGAGAAGATCGTACTCACAGCTCACGATGCAAGCTTCTGGGAGTCGAGATACCACAGCATCGTCTGCAAGCAGGGGAGAGATAGTACCATGCAGGCTGAGGCAAGCCTCCTGATAAGTATCCTCATTAAGGGGCTCCTTGGGTATCAGCCGATACCCTCGCTTCTTAAACTTCTCTGGGATGTTCTCTGGGCCCAGCCACTTTCTATACTTTTCCCAGACTTTAGGGGGTATATGAGCACCTCCCAAGATGGCATTTTTCCAGACAGGGCTCACGTTCAGGTAAGTACTCCAACAATAGAAGGCAAAATCCAGAGTGAGAAGAGGGATACGTCTGTTCTGCTGATAGGAGGGAGATTGGAAGTCAAGGCCTTGCAGGGCAGCATAGATGACAATGTGGGCACGGATCTTGGGGAGGTCTGAACAGTGCATAAGTTTTTGACAGACTACCACTGAAACTCCACCTCCAACACTGTCACCACAGACCACAACTCGGTTTGGATCAACCCCGTAAGTATCCAGAGACCTCAGGAAGTGGATGGTGGCTGAGATACAGTCTACTGTTCCGACTGGAAACTTAAAGTTGGGTGTCTGCCGGTATCTAAAAAGGAATCAATGAGCACGGTTTATACTGGTCATTCTAGCATAGCAGAGACCAAAAACACTCGGATCTGGTGTCCTTTGACCCAAAttaccttctttatcttcccttgaACTTCAGGTGAGACTAAGGTAACAGGTAGCATTGCCTCAGTGGCTGGAACATAGACTCAATAAATGGAGGTTTCTATTCCTATTGTCACTGTGCCTTGTCTGGAGACAGGCTGTAGTCACGGAACCCTGCTCtccaactcttctttcagccaccaggttccagatgccagcatgatgccaaccagacttccctggacgaccccacctatgtgtcctggagccccatttccccctgccccaccctactagggaaagagagaggcaggctgggaatatggatcgacctgtcaatgtccatgttcagtggggaagcaattacagaagccagaccttccaccttctgcaccccataatgaccctgggtccatactcccagagggataaagaataagaaagctatcaggaaaggggatgggatacggagttctgatggtgggaactgtgtggagttggacccttctagtcctatggtttagtcaatgtttactttttataaataaaatttatattaaaagtgaaaataattaaaaaaaccaaaaaaacaattaGTTATCAACAGTGCAAGCCTCTGCTTTTTTGAAGTTCCCTGGCTGCTTCCCTAACTTATACGTCTCCCCTGTTTTTATAATTCTTCAGTGAACAGTGTCTAACTTTGCCTGGGTTTTGATTTTCATTACTTCAGCCATGCTCACAGGGTTTGCAGAAAGATCATGTAGACTTAAATGCCACCAGAAGCCAGCAGATACCACGCCAACCTCCTCCAGAGGGGACCGAGCATGCAAGAACTCCGAGCCGGTGTCTGGTGCCTCTGCTTTCAGCTGTCACTAGCAGCCACACAAGCGAGGCATCACTAGACTTAACCATCATTAAGGGGATTCCAGAAATCTTGGTTTGGGGAGAAATATCACCATTTTAAATGCTgctcataaaataattttattatttttattttttaatgtttattttattttgttttattttgatgagaaacagacacacacagagagagactggagcactgttcagctttggcttatggtggtgcagaggattgaacctggaactttggagcttcaggcataaaagtcttttgtataaccactatgctgtcttcccatcccataacatattttttaaatatttattttcccttctgttgcccttttttttttattgttgttgtagttactattgttgtcattgttgaataggacagagagaaatggagagaggagtccttggacttcgcaccacatgcacttaacctgctgcactactgcctgatcctcccataacatatatttaaaaagaagcattTTATGAGATTAACAAGACAAGGGTGGGGGtacagagcataatggttatgcaaagagtctatcttgcctgaagctccaaagtcccaagttcaagccccccaactgccatcagccagagttgagcagtgctatgatataataataataataatatattagttaattaaaaaacctTCTGCCAGTCATTTCCATTCTAGTCTGAACTGCACTGCCTTGGGTTCCTGTTGAGATATCAGTGTTTTCTATTCCCACACCTTCATGCTTTGGATTCACTAAACAGCTTTTCTGGCAGAGATCTGCATGTGGGTTCTATTAATGGCCTTTAGATGAAGCACAGCCAGAGTGGCAGACCAACAACTGGACTGTGACTTCCAGTTATAAAACGAGGCACTCCCCCACCAGTTCTCTCCTTTGCCTAGAAGACTGACCTGTATATTATTTAATCTttactttttgatttatttattattggatagagacagagagaaattgagaggggagggggagatagagagggagggagagatagacacctgtagccctgcttcaccactcatgaagcttcccccctgtaggtggggagcaggggcttgaacctgcatccttgtg includes the following:
- the AADACL3 gene encoding arylacetamide deacetylase-like 3, which produces MVAALLLLLLLLSACVFFVGVPLWVVFSHFFTVDIPADIKQTVKLRILHCAFQLTLTWGTILEKLRICSMPQFIRFVHDLIPLKTDPAVVVTDLCFGTIPVKLYQPKASSSTLKTGIVYYHGGGGVLGSTRTHHGICRLLSKESDSVVVSVGYRQTPNFKFPVGTVDCISATIHFLRSLDTYGVDPNRVVVCGDSVGGGVSVVVCQKLMHCSDLPKIRAHIVIYAALQGLDFQSPSYQQNRRIPLLTLDFAFYCWSTYLNVSPVWKNAILGGAHIPPKVWEKYRKWLGPENIPEKFKKRGYRLIPKEPLNEDTYQEACLSLHGTISPLLADDAVVSRLPEACIVSCEYDLLLDHSLLYKKRLQDLGVPVTWYHMEDGFHGVLSTIEMKYLHFPCSRRILNTVVHFIKGL